A window of the Cucurbita pepo subsp. pepo cultivar mu-cu-16 chromosome LG01, ASM280686v2, whole genome shotgun sequence genome harbors these coding sequences:
- the LOC111793056 gene encoding survival of motor neuron-related-splicing factor 30 → MQGGEDVSMEELATNLSTYKDQLQQVRELLDDDPGNSEYIDMEKELEEVIALTEELLSTAKQNEISGSNVETGDDSASISFQQTKGNKMEAESMSDYHEKFPIGTKVQAVWSEDGEWYDATIEAHTVNGFYVSYDGWGNKEEVDPANVRTIQLEVNALLEAERMAEATKQAIKRKIAQAASVDFQSRNLPSRLRIEPDDPEDVKATKRKKIHAFKSKMRIEQLEVTQNKRQNAWQQFQSAKGKSKKIGFFSGRKKESIFKSPDDPNGKVGVTGSGKGLTEFQKREKHLHLKGASVEMDD, encoded by the exons ATGCAAGGAGGAGAAGATGTAAGCATGGAAGAGTTGGCTACTAATCTCTCTACCTACAAAGACCAGCTTCAGCAG GTCAGGGAGCTGTTAGATGATGATCCTGGCAACTCTGAGTACATAGATATGGAAAAGGAGCTTGAAGAG GTTATCGCCTTGACGGAAGAGCTTCTTTCAACAGCAAAGCAAAATGAGATTTCTGGATCAAATGTAGAAACTGGTGATGACAGTGCATCAATTAGTTTCCAGCAGACTAAAGGAAATAAGATG GAAGCTGAAAGCATGTCTGACTATCACGAAAAATTTCCTATTGGAACAAAAGTTCAAGCTGTTTGGAGCGAGGATGGGGAGTG GTACGATGCTACAATTGAAGCCCATACTGTAAATGGTTTCTATGTTAGTTATGATGGTTGGGGAAACAAAGAAGAG GTGGACCCTGCTAATGTAAGAACAATCCAACTGGAAGTTAATGCTTTGCTTGAAGCAGAAAGAATGGCTGAAGCTACAAAACAGGCTATCAAGCGCAAGATTGCTCAAGCTGCTTCTGTTGACTTCCAATCACGAAATTTACCATCAAGGCTTCGAATTGAACCTGATGATCCTGAGGATGTA AAAGCCACCAAACGCAAGAAAATACATGCTTTCAAGTCAAAGATGCGCATAGAACAGCTTGAAGTTACCCAGAATAAACGGCAGAATGCTTGGCAGCAGTTTCAGTCAGCAAAAGGCAAGTCTAAGAAG ATTGGCTTCTTCTCTGGGCGCAAGAAGGAGAGCATTTTCAAGTCTCCTGATGATCCAAATGGCAAGGTTGGTGTGACTGGAAGTGGCAAGGGTTTGACTGAGTTTCAGAAGAGGGAAAAACACTTGCATCTCAAGGGTGCATCAGTGGAGATGGATGATTAA